A segment of the Paracoccus suum genome:
TTGCGCGTTCGCGCGGGTTCAGGGGCGGCGTCCGTTGCCGGGGATCGGCGGGGGATTCGGCATCGTCGCCCAGCCGCTCGGTCCTCACCTGCGCGAAGGTCCGGCCGTCGCCATCAAAGATCGCGTCGCGGCCGGTCTCGGCCTGCCAGCGCTCGATCGCGACATCGACATAGGCCGGGCTGATTTCCATTGCGAAGACGCGGCGGCCGTTGGCTTCGCCCGCCATGATTTGCGAGCCGGAGCCTGAGAACGGCTCGTAGCAGAGGCCGCCCCGCGCTACATGCTGGCGCATCGGGATCCCGAAGGCATCGAGCGGCTTCGGCGTCGGGTGGTCGGGCCGGTCGTCCTTGGCGAAACTGGGCAGCGCCCAGGTCGATGGCAGGGTTTCCTCGGCCACCTTCGGCGGCCGGTTCGGGCGCGCCAGCCCATGAAGCAGGGCTCGTGCTTCCAGAGGTAGGGGATCGGGTCAGAACCCCTCGGTCCTTCACCAGATGATCTGCTGATGGACGAACGCGCCCGCCTTTTCCTAGCAGGTTTCCAGCGTCGCCTGGAGACGGGACGCGTGCCAACAGTACCAGGCCGCGTTCTCGGCGATCGCTTCCGCCACGGCTGCAGCGATGAACCCGTCGTAGAGTTCCGCCCCCTGCGAACTGTCGTCCCAGGTCGTGCCATAAGACGGGGACCAATCATTGTTCCGGGTCGGGTGGTTCGAGCCATCGTAGTCCAAGAGATACGGTGGGTCGGTCGCGAATAGGATCGCCCGCTCGCCATTCATCAGGCGACGCACATCGGCAACGCTGGTGCTGTCACCGCACGGCAGGCGGTTGTCGCCGAGCATCCAGAGATCGCCCGTCTGCGACGCCGGGTTGCGCGGCAGTTCAGGGATGGTCACCGGCGGCACTGACCCCCTGACGCCACCTTCTTGCCCGTCGTCCGCGACGTAGGCCAGCAGCTTGTCCAATTCGCCGTCGGAGAAGCCGACGAGTGACAGGTCGAACTCCTCGGCCAGCAGATCGTTCAGTTCAGCCGACAGCAGCGCCTCGTCCCAAGTGCCGAGTTCGGTAAGCTTGTTGTCCGCGATCCGGTAGGCCCGGCGCTGCGCCTCGGTCAGGTGGCCCAGCACGATCACCGGCGCCTCGGTCAGCCCCAGCTGGGTTGCCGCCAGCACGCGCCCGTGGCCGGCGATCAGTTCGCCGTCCTCGGCGACGAGGCATGGCACGGTCCAGCCGAACTCGGCCATGCTGGCGGCGATCTTGGCGACCTGGTCTGGCCCGTGCGCCTTCGCGTTCTTCGCGTAGGGCTGGAGGCGCGACAGCGGCCACGTCTCGATCGCGTCCGAGGCGAAGCTCAGCGTCATGGTGGGCAAGGTTCCTCGGTCGGGTGGATGCCAGTGGCTTCCGGACTCCGGATGCCGGATGCCGGGCCGGGCTCCACAGGGGTCCAGCGGCGACCAGCGGTGTCCGGTCGTAAGGCCAGCGTTCATTGGTGTTTGCGCGGCGGGCGAGTGGCTCCGGCTTCCGGATGGCTTCCCAAAAATCCGGCCCTGTCGCTGTCGATGTCCCGCGCTTCGCCCGCCAGCATACGAACATCGCCAGGAAGGAACCAAGATATCACAGGCTTGGCAGTTTGGACCATAACTGGTCTCCTCGCTGGACCCCGCAAGCCAGCGGCGCGGCGTCTGCCTGCGCGCCTCTCCCGAGCATATTCGTTTTCTAACGGCCTCGACGAAATGTGTAAGGGTCTGCGATGTACACCCGAAAATTTCCTGAGAGGACGATTTTTCTAGAAAAGTGATTGACGTTTTCGATGACGAACTGCTGCGAGCGTCGAGACGACGGCACGCGACCGTTCAGGCGC
Coding sequences within it:
- a CDS encoding ParB/Srx family N-terminal domain-containing protein → MTLSFASDAIETWPLSRLQPYAKNAKAHGPDQVAKIAASMAEFGWTVPCLVAEDGELIAGHGRVLAATQLGLTEAPVIVLGHLTEAQRRAYRIADNKLTELGTWDEALLSAELNDLLAEEFDLSLVGFSDGELDKLLAYVADDGQEGGVRGSVPPVTIPELPRNPASQTGDLWMLGDNRLPCGDSTSVADVRRLMNGERAILFATDPPYLLDYDGSNHPTRNNDWSPSYGTTWDDSSQGAELYDGFIAAAVAEAIAENAAWYCWHASRLQATLETC